From Saccharomyces paradoxus chromosome III, complete sequence, a single genomic window includes:
- the SLM5 gene encoding asparagine--tRNA ligase SLM5 (Mitochondrial asparaginyl-tRNA synthetase~similar to YCR024C) gives MFRACSSLKGARFYSSLTVKSLYEHVHRTSHENISINGWIKSIRLLKRIAFLDLQDGTSVNPLRIAVPLTNNDEVQFLKNLKTGQTLSISNATWQNTPNRKQPFELQIKNPVESIKIVGPVSESYPLQKKFQTLRYLRSLPTLKYRTAYLSAILRLRSFIELQFMLYFQKNHFTKVSPPILTSNDCEGAGELFQVSTNMSSTASSYFGKPTYLTVSTQLHLEILALSLSRCWTLSPCFRAEKSDTPRHLSEFWMLEVEMCFVNSIDELTSFVETTMKHVVKACIDNQQELLPRQFVSSQEDSASSDLSVNQETQQIKTRWENLMNEKWHSITYTNAIEILKKRHNKILHFKYEPKWGQPLQTEHEKFLAGEYFKSPVFVTDYPRICKAFYMKQNSTPDDTVACFDLLVPGMGEIIGGSLREDNYDKLCKEMKARGMNKSGELDWYISLREEGSAPHGGFGLGFERFVSYLYGNHNIRDAIPFYRTSAGSIDF, from the coding sequence ATGTTTCGTGCTTGCTCCTCCCTTAAAGGTGCTAGATTTTATTCTTCACTGACGGTTAAATCATTGTACGAGCATGTACATCGTACCAGCCATGAAAACATTTCAATTAATGGATGGATCAAATCTATAAGGCTATTAAAACGTATAGCGTTTTTGGACTTGCAGGATGGGACTTCCGTAAACCCGTTAAGAATAGCAGTTCCGCTGacaaataatgatgaagtacagtttttaaagaatttgaaaacagGTCAAACTTTATCTATTTCTAATGCTACTTGGCAAAATACCCCTAACAGAAAACAGCCTTTTGAATTGCAAATCAAAAACCCTGTTGAGTCAATTAAAATTGTAGGCCCCGTTTCAGAAAGCTATCCATTAcagaaaaagtttcaaacGTTACGTTACTTGAGGTCCTTACCTACACTAAAATACAGAACCGCTTACCTAAGTGCAATTCTACGGTTAAGATCATTTATAGAGTTACAGTTTATGCtatatttccaaaaaaaccACTTCACCAAGGTTTCACCACCAATATTAACTTCAAACGATTGTGAAGGGGCCGGTGAGTTGTTTCAAGTTTCCACTAATATGTCGTCCACCGCATCTTCGTACTTTGGGAAGCCGACTTATTTGACCGTGTCCACTCAGTTGCATCTGGAAATTTTGGCTTTATCGTTATCAAGATGTTGGACTCTTTCTCCTTGCTTTAGAGCCGAAAAGAGTGACACCCCAAGGCACCTTTCGGAGTTTTGGATGCTTGAAGTAGAAATGTGCTTTGTTAATAGCATCGACGAGTTAACATCCTTTGTTGAAACCACAATGAAGCACGTAGTTAAAGCTTGTATAGATAACCAACAAGAACTCTTGCCAAGGCAATTTGTCTCTTCGCAAGAAGATAGCGCATCATCAGATTTATCAGTAAATCAGGAGACACAACAAATTAAAACACGATGGGAAAATCTAATGAACGAGAAATGGCACAGCATAACATATACCAACGCCATTGAAATTCTCAAGAAACGCcacaataaaattttacaCTTCAAGTACGAACCTAAATGGGGACAACCTTTGCAAACTGaacatgaaaaatttttagcCGGCgaatatttcaaatctcCAGTTTTCGTTACTGACTATCCACGTATTTGCAAAGCATTTTACATGAAACAGAACTCCACTCCTGACGATACTGTCGCATGCTTTGATCTGCTGGTTCCGGGAATGGGTGAAATAATTGGTGGAAGTTTAAGGGAAGATAACTATGACAAGTTGTGCAAAGAGATGAAAGCACGCGGGATGAATAAATCTGGGGAATTGGATTGGTACATTTCTTTAAGAGAAGAAGGCAGTGCGCCACACGGAGGATTTGGTTTAGGGTTTGAGAGATTTGTCTCGTACTTATACGGAAACCACAATATAAGGGATGCCATACCCTTCTATAGAACATCTGCAGGATCCATCGATTTTTAA